The Thermostichus vulcanus str. 'Rupite' genome window below encodes:
- a CDS encoding PIN domain-containing protein: MAEIPPLLIFDSPVILAGRLALWQEWGRFGVCVLPRAVMTELERLTRQAIEPQEEAVAREFLRQWPSLGFQVSEASALVGGINPAGQSMSQRARLEEAVAECAYALAQQQPGTLVVLVSNDRPLVGRIQALGHANLCAISLAELNQWMRASQRPQAVVTALNRLPGPAIPASTLGSASAPAQGPANSAPARPLTPSPEASKPPSQPRQAKSAPAQENSTGAQLWQILKTLQNGITLLLALILLSAAGLLAWRLADPEGSEGIWRRLPLSRIPWIRDF, encoded by the coding sequence ATGGCCGAGATCCCACCCCTCCTGATTTTCGATAGCCCGGTGATTTTGGCCGGTCGCCTAGCCCTGTGGCAAGAATGGGGACGTTTTGGGGTTTGCGTGCTGCCCCGTGCCGTGATGACGGAGCTGGAGCGCCTCACCCGACAGGCGATTGAGCCTCAAGAAGAAGCCGTCGCCCGCGAGTTTTTGCGCCAGTGGCCCAGCTTGGGGTTTCAAGTCTCCGAAGCCAGTGCGCTGGTGGGCGGGATCAACCCTGCCGGACAGTCCATGAGCCAGCGGGCCCGTTTGGAAGAGGCAGTTGCCGAGTGTGCCTATGCCTTGGCCCAGCAACAACCGGGAACCTTGGTGGTGTTGGTGAGCAACGATCGGCCTCTGGTGGGGCGAATTCAAGCGCTGGGCCATGCCAATCTCTGCGCCATCTCCCTCGCGGAGCTGAACCAATGGATGCGCGCCTCTCAGCGCCCGCAAGCAGTGGTAACGGCTCTGAATCGGTTGCCAGGGCCCGCCATTCCCGCCTCCACCCTGGGTTCTGCCTCTGCCCCTGCTCAGGGGCCCGCGAACTCCGCCCCGGCCCGCCCCTTGACACCCTCTCCTGAGGCTTCAAAGCCGCCATCTCAACCGCGGCAGGCGAAATCGGCTCCTGCTCAAGAAAACTCAACGGGGGCGCAGCTCTGGCAGATTTTGAAAACCCTACAAAACGGCATCACCCTGCTTCTGGCATTGATACTCCTCTCGGCGGCAGGGTTACTGGCTTGGCGTTTGGCGGATCCAGAAGGGAGCGAAGGAATCTGGAGACGTTTGCCCCTTTCGCGGATCCCTTGGATTCGAGATTTTTGA
- the purN gene encoding phosphoribosylglycinamide formyltransferase yields MGQPSLLWPDPVEIPAPSDPVRLGILASGNGSNFAAIAQAIQSGDLKAQIAVVITNNPTAYVRQRAEQWGIPCVLLNHREYPQREALDAAMIEVLKQYRVEWVIMAGWMRLVTEVLIAAYPGRILNLHPSLLPSFKGLHAVEQALEYGVKITGCTVHLVTLEMDSGPIVAQAAVPVLPDDTVASLYQRIQVQEHRLYPQAIRLCIAPAEGSQLPKLTGNPHN; encoded by the coding sequence ATGGGCCAACCCAGTCTGCTCTGGCCAGATCCTGTTGAGATCCCAGCCCCATCGGATCCCGTCCGTTTGGGGATTTTGGCTTCCGGCAACGGCAGCAACTTTGCCGCGATTGCCCAAGCCATCCAGTCGGGAGACTTGAAAGCCCAAATTGCCGTTGTCATCACCAATAACCCCACTGCCTATGTGCGCCAGCGGGCAGAACAATGGGGGATCCCGTGCGTTCTCCTCAACCACCGTGAATATCCGCAACGGGAAGCCTTGGATGCGGCCATGATTGAGGTGCTCAAGCAGTATCGGGTGGAATGGGTGATCATGGCCGGGTGGATGCGTTTGGTGACCGAAGTGCTGATTGCAGCTTATCCGGGGCGGATTTTGAACCTGCATCCCAGTCTGTTGCCCAGCTTTAAGGGGTTACACGCCGTTGAGCAAGCCCTAGAGTACGGGGTAAAAATTACCGGTTGCACTGTGCATCTGGTCACCTTGGAGATGGATAGCGGCCCGATTGTCGCCCAGGCAGCCGTGCCGGTTTTGCCAGACGACACCGTGGCGTCCCTTTACCAACGCATTCAAGTCCAAGAACACCGGCTGTACCCGCAAGCGATTCGCCTCTGCATTGCGCCCGCCGAGGGATCCCAGCTACCCAAGCTGACGGGAAACCCGCACAATTGA